Sequence from the uncultured Draconibacterium sp. genome:
ATTGGTTACCTGCTTGGTTTACCTACCAAAAAGCTGGATACCATTATTTATTACGAACGCTATGTTGTTATCCAGGCGGGTGTTAAACATCAGGATGGCGTTAAAGAATTAGATTTCCTTACTGAAGAAGAGTACCTGGATATTCTGGATACGCTTCCAAAAGAAAATCAATTCCTTGACGACGACGATCCAAACAAATTCATCGCCAAAATGGGTGCTGAAGCATTGTTTGATATTCTTAGCCGTTTAGAGCTGGATTCATTGTCGTACACATTGCGTCATAAAGCAAACACCGAAACATCGCAGCAGCGTAAAAACGAGGCGTTAAAACGCCTGCAGGTTGTTGAGGCTTTCAGGGCAAGTAAAAACCTTAACCGTCCGGAATGGATGATCGTTAGGGTGGTGCCTGTAATTCCTCCTGATTTGCGTCCGTTAGTGCCACTCGATGGTGGTCGTTTCGCAACGTCAGATTTGAATGACCTGTACCGAAGAGTAATTATCCGTAACAACCGTTTGAAACGATTGATCGAGATTAAAGCTCCTGAGGTAATTTTAAGAAACGAGAAACGTATGCTACAGGAAGCTGTGGATTCGTTATTCGATAACTCAAGAAAATCTAATGCCGTTAAAACAGAAAACAACCGCGCTCTAAAATCACTGTCTGACAGTTTGAAAGGTAAGCAAGGTCGTTTCCGTCAGAACCTTTTGGGTAAACGTGTTGACTATTCTGCACGTTCGGTAATCGTTGTTGGTCCTAAATTAAGGATTCACGAATGCGGTATTCCAAAAGATATGGCAGCAGAACTTTACAAACCTTTCGTAATCCGTAAGTTGATAGAAAGAGGTATTGTAAAAACTGTAAAATCGGCAAAGAAAATCGTTGACAGAAAAGACCCCGTTGTTTGGGAGATTCTTGAAAACGTGCTGAAAGGACACCCTGTAATGTTAAACAGGGCACCTACTCTGCACCGTCTGTCAATTCAGGCATTCCAGCCTGTTCTTATCGAAGGTAAAGCAATTCAGCTGCACCCATTGGTATGTACCGGTTTTAACGCCGACTTCGATGGTGACCAGATGGCGGTTCACTTACCATTAGGTAATGCTGCAATTTTGGAAGCTCAGTTGTTAATGCTTGCTTCACACAACCTGTTGAACCCTGCTAACGGTGCTCCTATTCAGGTACCATCGCAGGATATGGTTCTTGGTCTGTACTACATGACCAAACCACGTAAAGGTGGTCGTGGCGAAGGAATGATTTTCTATTCAGCAGAAGAAGTAACTATTGCATACGAAGAGAAAGCAATCGATCTTCACGCCATTATTAAAGTTAAAGTTGAAGATATCGATGAGAATGGAGAATACTTTAACCATATCATCGAAACAACTGTAGGTCGTGTTCTTTTCAACGAATATGTACCACGTCAGGCAGGTTACGTAAACCAGATTTTGACTAAAAAATCGTTACGTAGCATTATTACCGACGTATTCAATAAGAGTGGTAACGCAATTACGGTTAAATTCCTTGATGATATTAAAAACCTTGGTTACACAATGGCTTACCGCGGAGGTTTGTCGTTCAACCTTGGCGATGTTATCATTCCTGAAGATAAAGCTGAAATTGTTGGTAACGGTTACAAGGAAGTTGAAGAGGTGATCAACAACTATAACATGGGTTTCATTACCAATAACGAACGTTACAACCAGGTTATTGATATTTGGACACATGCAAACTCCAGACTGACAAATTCGGTAATGAAAACAATTAGTACCGACCGTCAGGGATTCAACTCCATTTATATGATGCTTGATTCCGGAGCGAGGGGTTCTAAAGAGCAGATTCGCCAGTTGTGCGGAATGAGGGGTTTGATGGCAAAGCCACAAAAATCTGGTTCTACCGGTTCTCAGATTATTGAAAACCCGATTTTGGCAAACTTTAAAGAAGGTCTTTCGGTACTTGAGTACTTTATTTCTACTCACGGTGCTCGTAAAGGTTTGGCGGATACCGCACTTAAAACAGCTGATGCGGGTTACTTAACACGTCGTTTGGTAGACGTTGCCCAGGATGTTATCATCTCGGAAGACGACTGTGGAACATTACGTGGTTTGGTAGCCAGCGATGTTAAAAATAACGAAGAGGTTGTTGCATCATTATTCGAAAGAATTATTGGTCGTACAACAGTACACGATATTTACCACCCGCTAAATGGTGAATTGATCATTAAATCGGGAGATGAAATTACTGAAGAGATTGCTAAAGTAATCGAAGATTCGCCAATTGAAACTGTTGAAATTCGATCGGTATTAACCTGTGAATCAAAAGTTGGTGTTTGTGCCAAGTGTTACGGACGTAACCTGGCTACCGGCAAGAAAGTTCAGAAAGGTGAAGCTACCGGTGTTATTGCAGCACAGTCGATCGGTGAACCTGGTACACAGCTTACACTTCGTACCTTCCACGTAGGGGGTATCGCAGGTAACATCTCAGCACAATCAACAGTTGAATCAAGATACGATGGATACTGTGAGATTGAAGAACTTCGTTCGGTAACGTACAAAGATGACGATGGAAATGATGTTGACATCGTAGTAAGTCGTTTGGCCGAATTAAAGATTATCGATAAAAACACAAATATTCCGCTTTCTACCC
This genomic interval carries:
- the rpoC gene encoding DNA-directed RNA polymerase subunit beta', giving the protein MAFKKDNKAKTSFSKVSVSLSSPEEILERSYGEVLKPETINYRTYKPERDGLFCERIFGPVKDYECHCGKYKRIRYKGIVCDRCGVEVTEKKVRRERMGHISLVVPVAHIWYFKSLPNKIGYLLGLPTKKLDTIIYYERYVVIQAGVKHQDGVKELDFLTEEEYLDILDTLPKENQFLDDDDPNKFIAKMGAEALFDILSRLELDSLSYTLRHKANTETSQQRKNEALKRLQVVEAFRASKNLNRPEWMIVRVVPVIPPDLRPLVPLDGGRFATSDLNDLYRRVIIRNNRLKRLIEIKAPEVILRNEKRMLQEAVDSLFDNSRKSNAVKTENNRALKSLSDSLKGKQGRFRQNLLGKRVDYSARSVIVVGPKLRIHECGIPKDMAAELYKPFVIRKLIERGIVKTVKSAKKIVDRKDPVVWEILENVLKGHPVMLNRAPTLHRLSIQAFQPVLIEGKAIQLHPLVCTGFNADFDGDQMAVHLPLGNAAILEAQLLMLASHNLLNPANGAPIQVPSQDMVLGLYYMTKPRKGGRGEGMIFYSAEEVTIAYEEKAIDLHAIIKVKVEDIDENGEYFNHIIETTVGRVLFNEYVPRQAGYVNQILTKKSLRSIITDVFNKSGNAITVKFLDDIKNLGYTMAYRGGLSFNLGDVIIPEDKAEIVGNGYKEVEEVINNYNMGFITNNERYNQVIDIWTHANSRLTNSVMKTISTDRQGFNSIYMMLDSGARGSKEQIRQLCGMRGLMAKPQKSGSTGSQIIENPILANFKEGLSVLEYFISTHGARKGLADTALKTADAGYLTRRLVDVAQDVIISEDDCGTLRGLVASDVKNNEEVVASLFERIIGRTTVHDIYHPLNGELIIKSGDEITEEIAKVIEDSPIETVEIRSVLTCESKVGVCAKCYGRNLATGKKVQKGEATGVIAAQSIGEPGTQLTLRTFHVGGIAGNISAQSTVESRYDGYCEIEELRSVTYKDDDGNDVDIVVSRLAELKIIDKNTNIPLSTHPLPYGCKLYVKNGQEIRKGTMICDWDPFNGVIITEFDGKVEFENLIEGITFRQESDEQTGYSERVIIETKDKTKNPTLKIMDDAGEMIRSYNLPVGGHISVDNGQEVKAGKILVKIPRAAGKAGDITGGLPRVTELFEARNPSNPAVVSEVDGEVSLGKIKRGNREIIVTTKNGDVKKYLVPLSKQILVQENDYIRAGIPLSDGATTPSDILAIKGPTAVQEYILNEVQDVYRMQGVKINDKHFEIIIRQMMRKVEIVDPGDTRFLEKQVVDKNEFMSENDWIYNKKVVVDPGDAEGMKAGQIVSSRRLRDENSQLRRKDKKLVESRDAIPATSSQILQGITKAALQTRSWLSAASFQETTKVLNEAAINGKMDYLDGLKENVICGHLIPAGTGLKEYKNLVVGSKSEYDRLVDMRHSD